From the Drosophila sechellia strain sech25 chromosome X, ASM438219v1, whole genome shotgun sequence genome, the window ttcatttctttttcttttttttttgctcagcCGACCGATGGTCCGATTGCCGCTGAAGGAGACTGGATTCAAAGCGCTGCCCTCGACTGTATCTTGGCAAATGGATCGCGAATGGCGATCTTTCCGAGAAGAGGACAAGTTCAGTGAGCCGCGGAGTGGTGGGCAGTGGGGAAATCCGGTGGACTTGTCGCATTAGCACCAGCCAGCCAACTAGCCAGCTAGCCAGCAACGGGACTGGACGATTTATGGAGGCCCTTGGACGATCAGCAGTTCGGTGAACATGAAAGAGTATCCATCCCAAGAtgaccaaaaaacaaaaaaataggTGTCGTATGCCATCGCCGATTGGCATATATCGCACACCGATCGTGATAAGGCTAATGGTACTAATTTTGGAACTAATGGTAATCGGTTCATAGCTTTCACTTGCTTTATAAAAATTACAGAGAAAATGGCAATTGTACattcatttgttttattttttgtttgggttttaTCGTTTCTTCGAGTTTAGTTACTTAAATCATTGCACAATCCAATTAAACGCAAGCCATGTAATCGAACATCATAAGCATCAGTAAAATCCGAAGTCCGAATGCTTAAGATCACTTTCGTTGGCCAAATTTCACATCGTTGAGCTCCTTCTCACAGCCACGatatgccacgcccacgccgaATCCAGTGCCCAGCCAGACGGGCCAGATGCGCCTCCGGAAGAATAGCAGGGTGACCACGGATCCGATCACCAGACCACCCACTCCCTTCACCAGGGAATCCGAGAGGCATCGATTGATGTTCTCACGCAGTCGATCTTCTGGAGTAGTCGACATATTCAGCAAACTCCAATGCCAGCTGCTAATAGAtaatttgttattaattttttgtttttttttttttgctgccagGTGTTACGACAATA encodes:
- the LOC6618499 gene encoding MICOS complex subunit Mic10: MSTTPEDRLRENINRCLSDSLVKGVGGLVIGSVVTLLFFRRRIWPVWLGTGFGVGVAYRGCEKELNDVKFGQRK